A part of Oligoflexus sp. genomic DNA contains:
- a CDS encoding ATP-binding protein has product MPCVWFIIAILFFAPQARALEAPGPMNLAEPETLNWALFDDPQGLHDWVKSSWRALAKNQESVERVRAFAFYAQLVLQWSYTWDEKEDLNKTAEAYLKLCLDRGWTEEYLHLYTLFRHPSLTKENASSAEITLYYQDTLQKIQSMGGSRHRYLQTKMRYAQHLETIGELQEGLRLAKETYEAMQTAPDVPALTKLVNLMDIADFFNKTGEFERAKTIWDIAYRELKQSRLRNLTLVQMNVLGHQYFRQHTPEGYEKAATFYEQALKAAEDLHDQTQMAYVYISLSRLAWKQKSHKAGIQFADKSLVVLEREGDSAWIGEAYLQKSRNQLELGLYEDALASVLKAQRNYDPNNLFDQRYVEQIKAEAFKGLKRFDEAFDALKLANEIDTKLTKEQSHSEVSSQLADLGLQVEQAKSKALGRENEQKETELKAARRFKIILIALLVLAVLVIGLMIFSLHEKRLLAISQKRVRAILDHIDEAIVLIKPDLTIEAEYSRYLESLFTSTSEPMKDAHAIRDIIRPFMSNTDDATVMQNSLEACFHENRTVWDLNEGHMLQESQCFISGHLRFFSFHWQPIFDSESRLIRVLLGIRDVTARKTMEAEFAEARQEKTRLFEKVQELLSVDRSQVVQLLDRMAALKQQNDLSRIRFELHGIKGLARTLSLRQLAEAVHEMESALKETKSPINWQPLDALAQGYRHILDEVLVSHESRMPTEAGLAAIVAALLPDLRQRAQALPLEWQGIELDDQISHWDSQEMNTVRELLLHATSNSLDHGYKFPRQRGEAVAPFHLRIHCREDQGLLRLHIQDKGAGINWSALADKARRLQVEHQTQADLTAVLFMEGVTTATQLTTTSGRGVGLSAMKYSLEQRGGHIEIQSQPGAGTEVICTWPRQASRATPHDAAS; this is encoded by the coding sequence GTGCCTTGCGTCTGGTTCATCATCGCCATCCTTTTCTTCGCGCCCCAGGCCAGGGCCCTCGAGGCACCGGGGCCTATGAATCTTGCCGAACCAGAGACCTTGAACTGGGCTCTCTTCGATGATCCTCAGGGGCTGCACGACTGGGTGAAAAGCTCGTGGCGTGCCTTGGCAAAAAACCAGGAATCGGTCGAAAGAGTCCGCGCCTTCGCATTTTACGCGCAACTGGTTCTTCAATGGAGCTACACCTGGGATGAGAAGGAGGACCTGAACAAAACCGCGGAAGCGTATCTGAAGCTCTGCCTTGATCGCGGCTGGACCGAGGAATACCTGCATCTCTACACCTTATTCCGCCATCCCTCGCTGACCAAGGAAAACGCTTCATCCGCGGAAATCACCCTTTACTACCAGGACACCCTCCAAAAAATCCAAAGCATGGGCGGGTCACGCCACCGTTATCTTCAAACAAAGATGCGCTATGCCCAGCATCTCGAAACCATCGGGGAGCTTCAGGAAGGGCTCCGCCTTGCGAAGGAAACCTACGAGGCCATGCAGACCGCTCCTGATGTTCCCGCTCTCACAAAGTTGGTAAACCTCATGGATATAGCGGATTTCTTTAATAAAACCGGCGAGTTTGAACGCGCGAAAACGATCTGGGACATAGCCTATAGGGAGTTGAAGCAGAGTCGACTCAGAAACCTGACCCTGGTGCAGATGAATGTCCTCGGCCATCAGTACTTTCGTCAGCACACGCCCGAGGGCTATGAGAAGGCGGCCACCTTTTATGAGCAGGCTTTGAAAGCGGCTGAAGACCTTCATGATCAAACTCAGATGGCCTACGTTTATATTTCCCTGAGCCGCCTTGCCTGGAAACAGAAGTCCCATAAGGCCGGCATTCAGTTCGCAGATAAGAGCCTCGTCGTTCTGGAACGCGAGGGCGACTCCGCCTGGATAGGCGAGGCCTATCTGCAGAAATCACGCAATCAGCTGGAGCTTGGTCTCTATGAGGATGCCCTTGCCAGCGTTCTGAAGGCTCAGAGGAACTATGATCCCAATAATCTTTTCGATCAAAGATATGTCGAGCAGATCAAGGCCGAAGCCTTTAAGGGACTGAAGCGTTTTGATGAAGCCTTCGACGCTCTGAAACTCGCGAATGAGATCGACACGAAGCTGACCAAGGAACAGTCTCATTCCGAGGTCAGCAGTCAGCTCGCGGACCTCGGCCTTCAGGTGGAGCAGGCGAAGAGCAAGGCTCTGGGTCGGGAAAATGAGCAAAAGGAAACCGAACTCAAAGCGGCGCGCCGATTCAAAATCATCCTGATCGCGCTGCTCGTGCTTGCGGTCCTTGTGATCGGCCTCATGATTTTCTCGCTGCACGAGAAAAGACTGCTCGCCATCAGTCAAAAGCGGGTTCGCGCCATCCTTGATCACATTGATGAGGCTATCGTTCTGATCAAGCCCGATCTTACAATCGAAGCGGAATACTCACGTTATCTTGAGTCCCTGTTCACGTCGACCTCAGAACCTATGAAAGACGCCCATGCGATCCGCGATATTATCCGTCCTTTCATGTCGAATACAGATGATGCCACCGTGATGCAAAATTCCCTGGAAGCCTGCTTTCATGAAAACCGCACCGTTTGGGATCTGAATGAAGGTCATATGCTGCAGGAGAGTCAATGCTTCATCAGCGGTCATCTGCGGTTCTTTTCCTTTCACTGGCAGCCGATTTTCGATAGTGAATCACGACTGATTCGTGTGCTGCTTGGCATTCGCGATGTCACAGCGCGGAAGACGATGGAGGCTGAATTTGCCGAAGCGAGGCAGGAAAAAACGCGACTCTTCGAAAAGGTCCAGGAACTTCTGAGTGTCGATCGCTCCCAGGTCGTCCAGCTGCTCGATCGCATGGCGGCGCTTAAACAGCAAAATGACCTGAGTCGCATCCGTTTTGAACTGCATGGCATCAAAGGCCTAGCCCGCACGCTTTCCCTGCGTCAGCTGGCAGAGGCGGTTCATGAAATGGAATCCGCGCTTAAGGAGACGAAGTCACCCATCAACTGGCAGCCGCTGGATGCCCTTGCCCAAGGCTACCGGCACATTCTGGATGAAGTCCTGGTCTCACACGAATCCCGCATGCCAACCGAGGCTGGTCTGGCCGCGATCGTGGCTGCGCTTCTGCCTGATCTGCGGCAAAGGGCACAGGCTCTGCCCCTCGAATGGCAAGGCATCGAACTCGATGATCAGATCAGCCACTGGGATTCCCAGGAGATGAATACCGTGCGCGAGCTGCTTCTACACGCCACCAGCAACAGCCTTGATCACGGCTACAAATTCCCGAGGCAAAGGGGCGAAGCCGTGGCCCCCTTTCATCTGCGCATTCACTGCCGCGAGGATCAGGGTCTTCTGAGACTCCATATTCAGGACAAAGGAGCCGGTATCAACTGGTCCGCTCTGGCCGACAAAGCCCGACGTCTTCAGGTCGAGCACCAGACTCAGGCCGATCTCACCGCTGTCCTTTTCATGGAGGGCGTCACAACGGCCACACAACTCACGACCACCAGCGGCCGCGGAGTCGGTCTGAGTGCCATGAAATACAGCCTGGAACAGCGCGGCGGTCACATCGAAATCCAATCGCAACCCGGCGCGGGAACTGAAGTCATCTGCACCTGGCCCCGCCAGGCATCCAGGGCCACGCCGCATGACGCGGCGTCCTAG
- a CDS encoding flotillin family protein encodes MEHVGLWAISIMAFVGLTSITLLFLASRYKRCPSDKVLVVFGKVGDGQTARCIHGGGALIWPLIQDYQYLSLTPLTINIDLKNALSRQNIRINVPSTFTVGVSTQASVMNNAAERLLGLSPEQIEAMAGEIIFGQLRLTVASLTIEQINQDRESFLEEIRKNVEPELNKIGLNLINVNITDITDESNYIGSIGKKAAAEAINRARIDVAEQEKIGAIGHAEAQREQHVQVALTEAESAKGQKAAQADQRIYVQQQETLASVGEAESLRQKDIAVAKNLAEAEKGKKSAQADQRIFIHQREAEAVAGENQSKASIVSSNAELSVREAAARQQAQVAQREAEVQIQLAEAKAERERLTASEVVREEIERRKMEIRAAADAEQVRLRARGDADAIMAKYEAEAEGLLKVLSAKAKGYEALVQSCAGDAKAAASLLMIEKIEEIVATQVEAIKNVKIDKVTVWDSGSGDSSSTANFLSNMIKSLPPLHEVAKMAGVQLPQYLGEMQSESERPAAVTQH; translated from the coding sequence ATGGAACACGTTGGTCTTTGGGCCATTTCTATCATGGCCTTTGTGGGCCTGACCAGCATCACGCTGCTTTTTCTGGCTTCCCGTTATAAGCGTTGCCCCTCCGACAAGGTTTTGGTTGTCTTCGGTAAGGTCGGGGATGGACAAACCGCCCGCTGTATTCACGGCGGTGGCGCTCTCATCTGGCCTTTGATTCAGGACTATCAATACCTGAGCCTGACCCCGCTCACGATCAATATTGATCTGAAGAATGCCCTCTCGCGCCAGAACATTCGCATCAACGTCCCCAGCACCTTCACCGTCGGCGTCAGCACGCAGGCATCGGTGATGAACAACGCCGCCGAGCGTCTTCTGGGCCTGTCCCCGGAACAGATTGAGGCGATGGCTGGCGAAATCATCTTTGGTCAACTGCGCCTGACCGTGGCCTCGCTGACCATTGAGCAGATCAACCAGGATCGCGAAAGTTTCCTCGAGGAAATTCGTAAAAACGTCGAGCCCGAGCTCAACAAGATCGGCCTGAACCTCATTAACGTCAACATCACCGACATCACCGATGAGTCCAACTACATCGGCAGCATCGGCAAAAAAGCTGCCGCCGAAGCCATCAACCGCGCCCGTATTGATGTCGCCGAACAGGAAAAAATCGGTGCGATCGGTCACGCCGAAGCCCAGCGTGAACAGCACGTTCAGGTTGCCCTGACCGAAGCCGAATCCGCCAAGGGTCAAAAAGCGGCCCAGGCCGACCAGCGCATCTATGTGCAGCAGCAGGAAACTCTCGCCTCTGTTGGTGAAGCGGAATCGCTTCGCCAAAAGGATATCGCTGTCGCCAAAAACCTGGCAGAAGCCGAAAAGGGTAAGAAATCCGCCCAGGCTGACCAGCGTATCTTCATCCATCAGCGCGAAGCCGAAGCAGTGGCCGGTGAAAACCAGTCGAAAGCTTCGATCGTCAGCAGCAACGCCGAACTCTCCGTGCGTGAGGCCGCCGCCCGCCAGCAGGCTCAGGTTGCCCAGCGTGAAGCGGAGGTTCAGATCCAGCTGGCGGAAGCCAAGGCTGAACGCGAGCGACTGACCGCCAGCGAGGTCGTGCGAGAGGAAATCGAACGCCGTAAAATGGAAATCCGCGCGGCCGCGGATGCTGAGCAGGTCCGCCTGCGCGCCCGTGGTGATGCGGATGCGATCATGGCGAAGTATGAAGCCGAAGCGGAAGGTCTTTTGAAGGTGCTGTCCGCCAAGGCCAAAGGTTACGAGGCCCTGGTGCAAAGCTGTGCCGGCGATGCCAAGGCTGCCGCGTCCTTGCTTATGATTGAAAAGATCGAAGAGATCGTCGCGACTCAGGTGGAAGCGATCAAGAACGTGAAGATCGACAAGGTCACGGTTTGGGATTCGGGAAGCGGCGATTCCTCATCAACCGCCAACTTTCTTTCCAATATGATCAAGAGCCTGCCGCCGCTGCATGAGGTTGCGAAGATGGCTGGCGTCCAACTCCCTCAATATCTCGGGGAAATGCAGTCCGAATCCGAACGTCCTGCTGCTGTGACCCAGCATTAA
- a CDS encoding DUF6289 family protein gives MKLRLGMLSAVLMLSSLFAANQATSRPSKEVETIYFDGPNFENEVGGRLLTCGGGTTRWGKSTRWYMRSEAPCDEGPGMSSCFACTLDSVCMPVNCPG, from the coding sequence ATGAAGTTGCGTTTAGGAATGCTGTCGGCCGTGCTCATGCTCTCGTCTCTTTTTGCAGCCAATCAGGCTACATCGCGTCCTTCAAAGGAAGTCGAAACGATTTACTTTGATGGTCCTAACTTTGAAAATGAGGTGGGTGGACGGCTTCTGACCTGTGGTGGCGGCACAACGCGATGGGGAAAAAGTACGCGTTGGTATATGCGTTCGGAAGCTCCATGTGACGAAGGTCCTGGAATGAGTTCCTGCTTCGCCTGCACGTTGGATAGTGTCTGTATGCCCGTAAATTGTCCGGGCTGA
- a CDS encoding Hpt domain-containing protein, whose translation MMLLQIIGSLALLLAGAAFAESDEQRRAINLLLWTEPGQDSTVEDEKRQLKDVLEDPLQTKNHKYLAAGIYTGYLVFANKLAETRYYCQLYPPQPSYFEYRANCVIGQERPILERTHELEAIAEEALKANPDRTTASGIFTQSSEILRMAGHTHESIRAAKRSFESVPPRAEEAMATGKQNLAGAYANVLLSPSLQRQALQYYAEVRDWFAAIQPPTADSIYQMQLNSFNVALVHLLLFRDYDQALFNLDKAVGFSPAKADIPIFKAYAWALKGNSVEARKQLKTVDLTLSQDPTRQAFLRCYFDLTKRLIGDATDIQSCLKLEEPTTEILLDLTTTLSGMSLKPEEENRMWRMFYRFFVENLKPDYQNSMDSAAAEAELQQQKAESRLKDLKLKNMKLYQNLSWALIGIALFCTLAFFFAVRSWRISRRHANDMRRSQKRLQNIMESIEEGLVQIRPDLALAPEKSRHLEAIIGHQDLEGAHLDQLLIRTDLSVDAQAQLKQCLGACWGEGELAWELNQSNLPTDVRIDDKDIAFYWQPQMDQDVIVSVLLVMRNVTAIKDLQRLSEHARQDADRMLVYAQQILACHPRAVSSFLQELPHLLEELKHSILQADDKNTASRLAHRLKGSARALGLKDLQDEAHRLEDAFQTLKKSEIERSLEDLAAAGGRYTRAMQHILGKSSTKAEPQSLLDLVTHYRSALEQQLAAAGISLARLQIDESVRFRPDELLALDEILLHGLTNAADHGFILPRKEGRVIPAASFALTAAQIGRERVLTLRDNGAGLDLQKLKTLAYERRWTPGPGETWSDVLFLTGVSTAEQLTHTSGRGVGLAAIRSAVQQMGGAVELLNNEDGPGTTLRVRWPLAESAAA comes from the coding sequence ATGATGCTGTTGCAAATAATCGGGAGCCTGGCTCTTCTGCTGGCGGGCGCTGCTTTTGCAGAATCAGACGAGCAACGCCGGGCCATCAACCTTTTGCTCTGGACTGAGCCTGGCCAGGATTCAACAGTCGAAGACGAAAAACGTCAGCTCAAAGACGTTCTCGAAGACCCGCTTCAAACAAAAAACCATAAGTACCTCGCAGCCGGCATCTATACTGGCTACCTTGTTTTCGCCAACAAGCTTGCGGAGACCCGGTATTATTGCCAGCTCTATCCCCCACAGCCCTCGTACTTTGAGTACCGTGCAAACTGCGTGATTGGCCAGGAACGTCCTATTCTGGAACGCACGCATGAGCTGGAAGCCATCGCCGAGGAAGCCCTTAAGGCCAATCCGGACCGCACCACCGCCTCGGGAATCTTCACGCAAAGCAGTGAAATCCTGCGGATGGCCGGGCACACTCATGAATCCATTCGGGCAGCCAAACGCAGTTTTGAATCCGTCCCTCCGCGCGCAGAAGAGGCCATGGCCACGGGCAAGCAAAATCTCGCGGGGGCGTATGCCAACGTCCTGCTCTCACCCTCCCTCCAGCGCCAGGCCCTGCAATACTATGCCGAGGTCCGGGATTGGTTTGCCGCCATTCAGCCCCCCACTGCTGACTCGATTTACCAGATGCAGCTGAACAGCTTCAATGTTGCGCTCGTGCATCTCCTTCTTTTCCGCGACTACGATCAGGCTCTTTTCAATCTCGATAAAGCCGTCGGCTTTTCCCCGGCCAAGGCTGACATTCCTATTTTCAAGGCCTATGCGTGGGCACTGAAAGGCAACTCGGTCGAGGCCCGCAAGCAGCTTAAGACTGTGGACCTCACGCTATCACAGGACCCAACCCGGCAGGCTTTTCTTCGCTGCTACTTCGATCTTACAAAGCGTCTGATAGGAGACGCGACCGACATTCAGAGCTGCCTCAAACTTGAGGAGCCGACCACTGAAATACTCCTGGATCTCACCACAACTCTTTCAGGAATGTCTTTGAAACCTGAAGAGGAAAACAGGATGTGGCGCATGTTTTACCGCTTCTTTGTGGAGAATCTGAAACCTGATTATCAGAATTCCATGGACTCAGCGGCCGCGGAAGCGGAACTGCAGCAGCAAAAGGCGGAGAGTCGCCTTAAGGATCTTAAGCTCAAGAACATGAAACTCTATCAGAATCTTTCCTGGGCTCTCATCGGCATTGCTCTTTTCTGTACACTTGCATTCTTCTTCGCTGTCCGCTCCTGGCGAATCAGTCGCCGTCATGCCAATGATATGAGACGCAGCCAAAAACGGCTTCAAAACATCATGGAGAGCATCGAAGAAGGGCTTGTGCAGATCCGTCCTGATCTGGCTTTGGCTCCGGAAAAATCGCGTCACCTGGAGGCCATTATCGGTCATCAGGATCTGGAGGGTGCGCACCTGGATCAACTCCTCATCCGCACTGACCTGAGCGTCGATGCTCAGGCGCAGTTGAAGCAATGCCTCGGCGCCTGCTGGGGTGAAGGTGAGCTCGCCTGGGAACTCAATCAATCCAATCTGCCGACCGACGTGCGTATCGACGACAAGGACATTGCTTTCTACTGGCAGCCTCAGATGGATCAGGATGTGATCGTCTCGGTGCTCCTGGTAATGCGCAACGTTACGGCCATCAAGGACCTGCAGCGTCTTTCAGAACACGCACGGCAGGATGCGGATCGCATGCTGGTCTATGCGCAGCAGATCCTCGCCTGTCATCCGCGGGCGGTTTCCTCGTTTCTTCAGGAGCTTCCCCATCTCCTCGAAGAGCTCAAACACTCCATCCTCCAAGCAGACGATAAAAATACCGCCAGTCGCCTCGCGCATCGTCTCAAAGGAAGCGCTCGTGCCCTTGGTCTTAAGGATCTTCAGGATGAAGCCCATCGGCTTGAGGATGCGTTTCAGACTCTAAAAAAGTCTGAGATCGAACGCAGTTTGGAAGATCTTGCGGCTGCGGGCGGCCGTTACACACGGGCCATGCAGCATATACTCGGAAAATCCAGTACAAAGGCAGAACCGCAGAGCCTGCTCGATCTTGTCACCCACTATCGCTCAGCGTTGGAGCAGCAGCTGGCGGCCGCGGGCATTTCCCTGGCCCGTCTGCAGATCGATGAATCCGTTCGCTTCCGTCCCGATGAATTGCTGGCCCTTGATGAAATTCTCCTCCATGGTCTGACCAACGCGGCCGATCATGGATTCATCCTCCCGCGAAAAGAAGGCCGCGTGATCCCCGCCGCCTCCTTCGCCCTCACCGCCGCACAAATCGGCCGGGAACGTGTCCTCACGCTGCGGGATAACGGGGCTGGGCTGGATCTTCAAAAACTGAAGACTTTGGCCTATGAACGACGTTGGACCCCCGGACCTGGAGAGACGTGGAGCGATGTTCTTTTCCTCACAGGCGTGTCCACCGCCGAACAGTTGACCCACACCAGCGGCCGGGGCGTGGGACTAGCTGCGATCCGCAGCGCCGTCCAGCAGATGGGTGGGGCCGTGGAGCTTCTCAATAACGAAGATGGTCCTGGAACCACGCTCCGCGTGCGTTGGCCTCTTGCAGAGTCTGCGGCCGCGTAG
- a CDS encoding class I SAM-dependent methyltransferase — translation MDIVRYNKSAWDHQVSVGNPWTIPVSTDEIARARRGEVRMLLTPQKVIPSDWLPQWKGCKVLALASGGGQQGPLMAAAGAEVTVFDNSPQQLARDREVASREGLTLRTIEGDMADLSAIPDASFDFILHPCSNVFVPDIKPVWREAFRVLKKGGTCLAGFCNPVLFTMDFEKEKEGLAQMRYSIPYSDLTSLTAEERERFLPKGEPLAFGHSLQDQIGGQLEAGFVLSGFYEDGWDADKAPVHRFLKCFIATRAYKPL, via the coding sequence ATGGATATTGTTCGCTATAATAAATCAGCCTGGGATCACCAGGTTTCAGTCGGCAATCCTTGGACCATCCCGGTTTCCACCGATGAGATCGCCCGCGCTCGACGCGGCGAAGTCCGTATGCTCCTCACACCGCAAAAAGTTATTCCCTCTGACTGGCTTCCTCAGTGGAAGGGCTGCAAGGTTCTGGCTTTGGCCTCAGGCGGTGGTCAGCAAGGTCCTCTGATGGCGGCAGCTGGGGCCGAGGTTACAGTCTTCGATAATTCTCCGCAGCAGCTGGCTCGCGACCGTGAAGTAGCCAGCCGCGAAGGTTTGACCTTAAGAACAATTGAAGGTGATATGGCCGATCTTTCCGCCATACCGGACGCAAGTTTTGACTTTATTTTGCACCCCTGCTCGAACGTCTTTGTCCCTGATATCAAACCCGTTTGGCGTGAAGCGTTTCGAGTTTTAAAAAAGGGCGGCACCTGTCTTGCGGGCTTTTGTAATCCCGTCCTCTTTACCATGGATTTTGAAAAAGAAAAGGAAGGTCTGGCTCAGATGCGCTACAGCATTCCCTATAGCGACCTCACAAGCCTGACCGCAGAAGAAAGGGAACGTTTTCTTCCCAAGGGTGAGCCGTTGGCTTTTGGCCACAGTCTGCAGGATCAGATCGGGGGTCAGCTCGAGGCCGGGTTCGTCCTTAGTGGCTTCTACGAGGATGGTTGGGATGCAGACAAGGCACCCGTGCATCGCTTTTTGAAATGTTTTATCGCAACGAGGGCTTACAAACCGCTCTAA
- the speD gene encoding adenosylmethionine decarboxylase, which produces MDTLGRHLILDIWYSSFSEEIFQKKMDIIVNQNFQVVQSVSHRFSPQGETRVYILSESHVAVHTYPEHRYVSVDIYICNSAYDLKSIAQSVIKIFPASDYRERTVQRGSKSLESREKTFEISQ; this is translated from the coding sequence ATGGACACGCTTGGACGTCATCTTATTCTCGACATTTGGTACAGCTCATTTTCTGAAGAGATCTTCCAGAAGAAAATGGATATCATAGTGAACCAAAATTTTCAGGTCGTCCAATCCGTGTCCCATCGTTTCAGTCCCCAGGGCGAAACCAGAGTCTACATCCTGTCTGAATCCCATGTCGCTGTTCATACCTATCCCGAACATCGCTATGTGAGCGTCGATATCTATATATGCAACTCCGCCTATGACCTCAAGTCGATCGCACAGTCCGTCATCAAGATCTTTCCCGCATCGGACTATCGGGAAAGGACAGTGCAAAGGGGCAGCAAAAGCCTTGAATCCAGAGAAAAAACGTTCGAGATTTCGCAATGA
- a CDS encoding Fic family protein, which translates to MTPLTKQDIEGIILNLFSWHDEINIHLIAGAAGLSSANVNDRRAIQRALKRLLDQGKIEARGQARARSYISAEPINHEVRPGFAGIPLSQASESLLNYVSQPMQARIPTGYSKDFLGSYQPNRTYYLSENQRSDLLKIGRIENRDQPAGTYARTILNRLLIDLSWNSSRLEGNTYSLLETKRLIEFGENATGKDASEAQMILNHKEAIEYIVESAVEEPISAHTICSVHALLSDNLLGDPGASGRVRQILVGVSGTTYIPLSNPHLLQEMFQVFTNKLNLIKDPFEQSFFSLVHLSYLQAFEDVNKRTARMVSNIPLIKKNLNPLSFADVDRDAYITALLGIYEKNDVSLLRDLYLWAYKRSAQRYSAIQEAMGEPNILKMKFRSLIHEIVRTIILQKLHGSETVEKIKNILEETGLSESERSDIFKIVETEILSLHAGNIARFKVRPSEFQEWESQSRKK; encoded by the coding sequence ATGACGCCCCTGACAAAACAAGATATTGAAGGCATTATTCTCAATCTGTTTTCCTGGCACGATGAAATCAATATTCATCTTATTGCCGGAGCAGCCGGACTATCCAGTGCCAATGTAAACGATCGCCGAGCCATACAACGCGCCTTAAAAAGACTTCTGGATCAAGGAAAAATTGAAGCCCGAGGTCAAGCCCGCGCGCGATCTTATATTTCCGCTGAACCTATAAATCATGAGGTAAGACCTGGGTTTGCTGGAATTCCGCTTTCTCAGGCTTCTGAATCTCTCCTGAATTATGTTTCACAACCCATGCAGGCCCGCATTCCAACAGGCTACAGTAAGGACTTCCTTGGATCTTACCAGCCGAATCGCACATATTATCTGTCCGAAAATCAACGCTCAGATCTGCTTAAAATTGGGAGGATTGAAAACAGAGATCAACCAGCAGGCACATATGCAAGGACTATCTTAAATCGACTTTTAATTGATCTATCGTGGAACTCGAGTCGCTTGGAAGGCAATACCTACAGCCTATTGGAAACCAAACGCCTCATCGAATTTGGAGAAAATGCTACTGGAAAAGACGCTTCCGAAGCCCAAATGATTTTGAACCATAAAGAAGCGATCGAATACATTGTCGAATCTGCGGTTGAGGAGCCCATAAGTGCACACACTATCTGCAGCGTACACGCTTTACTTTCAGACAACCTACTTGGTGATCCCGGCGCATCAGGTCGAGTGAGGCAGATCCTGGTAGGCGTCAGCGGTACGACCTACATCCCTCTCAGCAATCCACATTTGCTTCAAGAAATGTTTCAGGTTTTCACCAACAAGCTCAATCTGATTAAGGATCCTTTCGAGCAATCGTTCTTTTCCCTTGTTCACTTATCATATCTGCAGGCGTTTGAAGACGTGAACAAGCGCACAGCCAGAATGGTCTCCAATATCCCTCTTATCAAAAAGAATCTCAATCCTCTTTCTTTTGCAGATGTCGATCGCGATGCATACATAACTGCACTTCTTGGGATTTATGAGAAAAATGACGTAAGTTTACTGCGGGACCTTTATCTCTGGGCATACAAACGATCAGCTCAGCGATACTCAGCCATACAAGAAGCTATGGGTGAACCTAATATTTTGAAAATGAAATTTCGAAGTTTGATCCATGAGATTGTTCGAACCATCATTTTGCAGAAATTACATGGATCGGAAACTGTTGAGAAAATTAAAAACATCCTTGAAGAAACTGGTCTTTCAGAATCAGAAAGATCAGATATTTTTAAAATAGTTGAAACCGAAATCCTGAGCCTTCATGCTGGAAATATCGCACGATTTAAAGTAAGACCAAGTGAATTTCAGGAATGGGAGTCCCAATCACGTAAGAAATAA
- a CDS encoding bis-aminopropyl spermidine synthase family protein translates to MNLLNPSHRQFLDLPLRGKLHFLSYLLSASRRNASDDSDGNLILKGWKRNHHQLPCTSETRMRRAQLFLSLGFQHKSICLLGDDDLVAIELMKLGFTRVTVYDCDAKVLNQIEEAIPKHCRPFLELKQMDFHCPIGLRFHFADLVCFDPPYNREGLELFLKTALACSKQDEGSKLIMMTIPILFQNKRDDWATVERNLQKGGFLSSETHPNFNSYPLDFFSRFCLFCLSRPYYRQSLTLGEIRFFSDCLVWDYRRSKSSSSLAFPEEIP, encoded by the coding sequence ATGAACCTTCTCAATCCCAGCCATCGCCAGTTTTTGGATCTACCGCTGCGCGGCAAGCTGCATTTCCTGAGTTACCTTCTGAGCGCCAGTCGACGCAACGCGAGCGACGACAGTGACGGGAACCTGATCTTGAAGGGTTGGAAGCGCAACCATCATCAGCTTCCCTGCACATCCGAAACGCGCATGCGCCGGGCTCAATTATTTCTGAGTCTAGGTTTTCAACATAAAAGCATTTGTCTCCTGGGTGATGACGATCTCGTCGCTATTGAACTCATGAAACTGGGTTTCACCCGGGTCACTGTGTATGATTGTGATGCCAAGGTGCTGAACCAGATCGAAGAAGCCATTCCGAAGCATTGCCGTCCGTTCCTGGAACTGAAGCAAATGGACTTTCATTGTCCGATCGGCTTGCGATTTCACTTCGCCGATTTGGTCTGCTTTGATCCACCTTACAACCGCGAAGGTCTTGAGCTGTTCCTGAAAACTGCGCTGGCCTGTTCCAAACAGGACGAGGGAAGCAAGCTGATCATGATGACCATCCCTATTCTTTTTCAGAACAAACGGGACGACTGGGCAACAGTGGAGCGCAATCTTCAAAAAGGCGGGTTTTTAAGTTCGGAAACACACCCGAACTTCAATTCATATCCTCTCGACTTTTTCAGCCGATTCTGTCTGTTTTGCCTCTCACGGCCGTACTATCGGCAGTCGCTCACGCTCGGGGAGATCCGTTTTTTTTCCGACTGCCTCGTCTGGGACTATCGGCGATCCAAATCGTCCTCATCGCTCGCTTTCCCGGAAGAAATCCCCTAG